In a genomic window of Cyclopterus lumpus isolate fCycLum1 chromosome 13, fCycLum1.pri, whole genome shotgun sequence:
- the si:ch211-11n16.2 gene encoding LOW QUALITY PROTEIN: zinc finger FYVE domain-containing protein 1 (The sequence of the model RefSeq protein was modified relative to this genomic sequence to represent the inferred CDS: inserted 2 bases in 2 codons; deleted 10 bases in 10 codons), which produces MLNFRFRFRSLNPAMSEILMKEMESISIGPAKAEETPDGGRSFPAGGRTRNLQVHDETEFVDQLGCGDVAGVKVLSIFGNTGDGKSHTLNHILFGVRTVFYTSKSPSSCTXGVWAAYDPVLGLVSLDTEGLLGAAANQNQRMRLLLKVLAVSDIVVYRTRAXRLHNDMFQFLGNASGAYLKHFTPELRALSSRCGLDVPLSFSRAGCIVFQETTHTQLLGHDSKGTGQADTLLQKRFHDLGLGTEAFSSVQYVGTQTITPPTDYRPLLEAVRQQVKNTHTRSPRQPGDRVSRAWEALSERFCGELSDDKMTPHSFFPDEYFTCSAFCLSCNIRCKNGMNHLRDRVPHMADGLCQYVHQYNNKVLICKRCYEGGREVIVLPKRRPASTDNPWFGLAKYAWSGFVLECASCGVIYRSRQYWTGNQDPESGVVRSEIKHVWEGSDTFLTNHQNAAQRVLDGDELRDPVRDREYSTGPTKAVAAWVTDQVAPPYWRPNTEITACHSCRKLFEEAERKHHCRSCGEGFCHPCSSHRMPVPERGWGSGPVRVCKACYQQGGPVDTTSSQVCKVDPRGLIARRVTEVAQSTLDMVTTAVDYPLCFVKDVARPDYWVPDQDIAQCHQCSKTFTPAMSKHHCRACGQGVCGPCSTRVKPVPSRGWDHPVRVCDGCHARQDSL; this is translated from the exons aTGTTGAACTTTCGTTTTCGTTTTAGGTCATTAAACCCGGCGATGTCCGAAATACTcatgaaagaaatggagagtATCTCGATCGGTCCGGCGAAGGCGGAGGAGACTCCGGACGGTGGGCGGAGCTTTCCTGCTGGTGGACGAACaagaaacctgcag GTCCACGATGAGACCGAGTTCGTGGACCAGCTCGGCTGCGGTGACGTGGCGGGCGTCAAGGTGCTCTCCATCTTCGGCAACACCGGCGACGGCAAGTCCCAC ACCCTCAACCACATCCTGTTCGGCGTGCGA ACCGTGTTCTACACCTCCAAGTCGCCCAGCTCCTGCA GTGGGGTGTGGGCCGCGTACGACCCCGTCCTCGGCCTGGTCTCCCTGGATACCGAGGGCCTGTTGGGGGCCGCGGCCAACCAGAACCAGAGAATGCGGCTGCTGCTAAAG gTCTTGGCGGTGTCTGACATTGTGGTCTATCGCACGCGGG GGCGCCTCCACAACGACATGTTCCAGTTCCTG GGCAACGCCTCGGGGGCCTACCTGAAGCACTTC ACCCCGGAGCTCAGGGCCCTCTCCAGCCGCTGCGGTCTGGACGtgcccctctccttctctcggGCCGGCTGTATCGTCTTCCAGGAAACGACGCACACCCAGTTACTCGGTCACG ATTCTAAGGGGACGGGCCAAGCCGACACGCTGCTCCAGAAGCGGTTCCACGATCTGGGA TTGGGGACCGAGGCCTTCAGCTCGGTGCAGTACGTCGGCACCCAGACCATCACGCCTCCCACCGACTACAGGCCGCTGCTGGAGGCCGTCAGGCAGCAGGTGAAGAACACTCACACGCGCTCC CCCCGCCAGCCCGGGGATCGTGTTTCACGCGCCTGGGAG GCCCTAAGTGAGCGTTTCTGTGGAGAACTGTCC GACGATAAGATGACCCCCCACTCTTTCTTCCCAGACGAGTACTTCACCTGCTCGGCTTTCTGCCTCAGCTGCAA CATTCGCTGCAAAAACGGAATGAACCATCTGAGAGAC AGGGTGCCCCACATGGCAGATGGACTGTGCCAGTAT GTCCACCAGTACAACAACAAGGTCCTCATCTGTAag AGGTGCtatgaaggaggcagagaggtgaTTGTTTTGCCCAAGAGACGTCCTGCTTCCACTGACAACCCATGGTTTGGACTGGCCAAGTATGCCTGGTCAGG CTTTGTGTTGGAGTGCGCTAGCTGTGGTGTAATCTACCGCAGCAGACAGTACTGGACGGGAAACCAGGACCCCGAGAGCGGCGTGGTGCGATCTGAAATCAAACATGTCTGGGAAGGG tcgGACACCTTTCTGACCAACCACCAGAACGCTGCCCAGAGGGTCCTGGATGGGGATGAACTACGTGATCCAGTCCGTGACCGTGAGTACAGCACGGGGCCCACCAAGGCGGTCGCCGCCTGGGTCACCGATCAGGTGGCGCCGCCGTACTGGAGACCCAACACCGAGATCACC GCCTGTCATAGCTGTCGGAAACTATTCGAGGAGGCGGAGAGGAAGCAC CACTGCCGGTCGTGCGGCGAGGGTTTCTGCCACCCGTGCTCCAGCCACAGGATGCCGGTGCCCGAGAGGGGCTGGGGCAGCGGCCCCGTCAGGGTGTGCAAGGCCTGCTACCAACAGGGGGGGCCAGTGGACACCACCAGCAGCCAGG TGTGCAAGGTGGACCCTCGCGGGCTGATAGCTCGCCGAGTGACCGAGGTGGCCCAGTCCACGCTGGACATGGTCACCACAGCGGTGGACTACCCTCTCT GTTTCGTGAAGGATGTGGCTCGGCCGGACTACTGGGTGCCGGACCAGGACATCGCCCAGTGCCACCAGTGCTCCAAAACCTTCACCCCGGCCATGTCCAAGCACCACTGCAGGGCCTGTGGACAGGGCGTGTGCGGCCCGTGCTCCACCCGCGTCAAGCCCGTGCCCTCCCGAGGCTGGGACCACCCGGTCCGAGTGTGTGACGGCTGCCACGCCCGCCAGGACAGTCTgtga